A window from Salvia miltiorrhiza cultivar Shanhuang (shh) chromosome 2, IMPLAD_Smil_shh, whole genome shotgun sequence encodes these proteins:
- the LOC131009613 gene encoding uncharacterized protein LOC131009613 yields MEGAPRGRGRGRERGRGRGRGFVPEEPIPQVAPNRTAEEKFRKEKPPTFDGLGEPADAEKWVRAIERIFNYIRCDDEDKVACAIYQLVDEADFWWESVRRTMTDEQWENFTWEEFKAELYEKYIPGCYRQKKQNEFWNLRQKTGTVTEYDRAFNQLSRYAPTLVDSDEKRAEKFRNGLRHEIAISLASQGGLTYAQTLSRALTIESLLPREKGKSLEQSGFVPSQDGSKGKRKWNEGTGGNIGNGKKPWVANQNQNQHQNPQPQAMVQTPCPKCQKLHLGECLKGMNVCYNCGEAGHYVSTCPKKGGRAPQQQNPGNQQRQNQGPRGNQGQPQYARAYAINQHQAAGDHGNLAGTIMFSTCRL; encoded by the coding sequence ATGGAAGGTGCACCAAGAGGACGTGGTAGAGGGCGCGAACGTGGCCGTGGGCGCGGTAGGGGATTTGTACCCGAAGAGCCTATTCcacaagtagcaccaaatcgCACAGCCGAGGAAAAGTTTCGcaaggaaaaacctccaacgtttgatggaTTGGGCGAACCTGCGGATGCCGAGAAATGGGTTAGGGCAATAGAACGGATCTTCAACTACATCCGTTGTGATGATGAGGATAAAGTGGCGTGCGCAATTTATCAGTTGGTGGACgaagctgacttttggtgggagtcAGTGAGGCGGACAATGACTGACGAACAGTGGGAGAATTTCACATGGGAAGAATTCAAGGCTGAATTATATGAGAAGTATATACCAGGATGTTACCGACAGAAGAAACAGAATGAGTTTTGGAATCTGAGACAGAAAACGGGAACTGTGACCGAGTACGACAGGGCAttcaatcagctatcaagatatgctccgacgTTGGTGGATAGTGATGAGAAACGCGCAGAGAAGTTCAGAAACGGACTGCGTCACGAGATAGCGATTTCCCTAGCAAGTCAAGGAGGTCTCACCTACGCGCAGACATTGAGCAGGGCTCTTACTATTGAGTCATTGTTGCCAAGGGAAAAAGGAAAATCCCTCGAGCAGTCTGGATTTGTACCATCTCAAGATGGTAGTaagggaaagagaaaatggaatgaaggaACTGGTGGAAACattggaaatgggaagaaaccatgggtgGCGAATCAAAATCAGAACCAACATCAAAATCCACAACCTCAAGCAATGGTTCAAACTCCTTGCCCAAAGTGTCAAAAACTCCACCTGGGAGAATGTCTGAAAGGAATGAACGTCTGCTATAACTGCGGGGAGGCCGGGCATTATGTCTCGACGTGTCCAAAGAAGGGAGGAAGAGCACCACAACAACAAAATCCCGGGAACCAACAGCGACAAAACCAAGGTCCTAGAGGAAATCAGGGGCAACCACAATACGCTAGGGCCTATGCCATTAACCAACACCAAGCAGCGGGAGATCacggaaacctggcaggtaccATTATGTTTTCGACATGTCGATTATAG